In a genomic window of bacterium:
- a CDS encoding LuxR C-terminal-related transcriptional regulator: MIGRDRELEILRRHLLGGTVRLLTVAGPGGVGKTRLALAAARTAETAFPDGVWFVDLVPLRDPTHLDAAIAKALHLEEIGTRTPLERVTAYLRVRRVLLVLDNFEHVLPAATQVAELMAACPQIKVLVTSREPLRLRLEHRMVLAGLALPDLARPTPQGVAQAASAALFLERARLVQPEFTLSPTDASAVAELVHRLDGMPLAIQITAAHSNVLSPTAMLTRLQGQALLSREETRDVPARHHTLRDAIEWSHALLDNNEQVLFRRLAVFDRGWTLDAAEEIVQNPDPGSPFWRALGSLVDKSLVQSQSGGERRYRMLETIREYALERLKASGEFDDIRHRHAVYYLALAERAEPELWGPQERAWLHRVEREHENFLGALRWATHRGDGETAMRLGGALACYWWVLGYLREGRRRLEEALGLSPDGPSRFRSRALVGAATLAASLGDQSAAMRFILQAFELAEIIGEPDAVTSAICRLCLCAILESDPRAAQVLGERMLVLLSRGVEDPRWQAHGLFKLAWGRMLLDDLEGAEAALTESLELARTDGNRRLTAAVTSDLARVKLKQGDNVRAAALAATALTVALEEEHVRALWVAVVTAALVCGHQGDLDRSARLLAAAEVWSETTGDVIVFGPRIRDEKEKINAQARDELGEIAYRAAVTEGRALSVDEMVAFARAGLEPLTSTGSGSTTATGGARPRTFLSEREQAVLRLIAEGLINKQIATSLGIGERTVKSHLSSAMNKLGVDNRAHAAATAIQRGLL; the protein is encoded by the coding sequence TTGATCGGTCGTGATCGTGAGCTGGAGATCCTCCGGCGGCACCTGCTCGGCGGGACCGTGCGGCTACTTACGGTCGCGGGGCCGGGCGGCGTCGGCAAAACTCGGTTGGCCCTCGCCGCGGCCCGCACCGCAGAGACGGCCTTTCCCGACGGCGTCTGGTTCGTCGATCTCGTCCCGCTCAGGGATCCCACTCACCTCGATGCCGCGATTGCAAAGGCGCTCCACCTCGAAGAGATCGGGACCCGAACCCCGCTCGAGCGAGTCACCGCATACTTGAGGGTCCGCCGCGTTTTGCTGGTCCTGGACAACTTCGAGCACGTCCTGCCCGCGGCAACCCAGGTCGCCGAGTTGATGGCCGCCTGCCCGCAGATAAAGGTGCTCGTTACGAGCCGCGAGCCGTTGAGACTTCGCCTGGAGCATCGGATGGTCTTGGCGGGTCTCGCGTTGCCCGATCTCGCACGGCCGACGCCCCAGGGGGTCGCCCAAGCCGCGTCAGCGGCGCTCTTTCTGGAGCGGGCGAGGTTAGTTCAGCCGGAGTTTACGCTCTCGCCGACGGATGCCTCGGCCGTTGCCGAGCTGGTCCACCGGCTCGATGGCATGCCCCTGGCCATCCAGATCACGGCCGCCCACAGCAACGTTCTATCGCCTACAGCGATGCTGACACGATTGCAGGGGCAGGCTCTGCTTTCGAGGGAAGAAACCCGCGACGTGCCGGCCCGGCATCATACCCTCCGGGACGCGATCGAATGGAGCCATGCTTTATTAGATAACAACGAGCAAGTCCTATTTCGGCGGTTAGCTGTGTTCGACAGAGGGTGGACACTCGACGCCGCGGAGGAGATTGTTCAGAACCCGGACCCGGGCTCTCCCTTCTGGCGCGCACTGGGGTCGCTCGTGGACAAGAGCTTGGTGCAGAGCCAAAGCGGCGGAGAGCGGCGGTACCGGATGCTGGAGACGATCCGCGAGTACGCGCTGGAGCGCCTAAAAGCGAGCGGCGAGTTTGACGATATCCGGCACCGGCACGCCGTGTACTACCTCGCCCTGGCCGAGCGCGCTGAACCGGAGTTGTGGGGTCCGCAGGAACGGGCGTGGCTGCACCGGGTGGAGCGGGAACATGAAAACTTCCTGGGGGCGCTGCGGTGGGCCACGCACCGTGGAGATGGCGAAACAGCTATGCGCCTGGGCGGAGCGCTCGCCTGCTACTGGTGGGTACTCGGCTATCTGCGGGAGGGGCGCCGGCGGTTGGAGGAGGCGCTTGGGCTGAGCCCGGACGGCCCTTCGCGGTTTCGCTCGAGGGCGCTCGTGGGGGCCGCCACACTGGCGGCATCGCTAGGCGACCAATCGGCGGCAATGCGGTTTATCCTGCAAGCGTTCGAGCTCGCTGAGATCATCGGGGAACCAGACGCGGTAACCAGCGCTATCTGCCGGCTCTGCCTATGCGCGATTCTCGAAAGCGACCCACGGGCAGCCCAGGTGTTGGGGGAGCGGATGCTTGTCCTGCTGTCCCGAGGTGTCGAGGATCCGCGGTGGCAGGCCCACGGGCTGTTCAAGTTGGCATGGGGGCGGATGCTCCTCGACGATCTCGAGGGAGCCGAGGCCGCCCTCACCGAGAGCCTCGAACTCGCCCGCACAGATGGAAACAGGCGTCTGACAGCGGCCGTCACAAGCGACCTCGCCCGCGTCAAACTCAAGCAAGGAGACAACGTCCGTGCCGCTGCCCTGGCGGCGACCGCGCTAACGGTGGCTCTGGAGGAAGAGCATGTGCGCGCGCTTTGGGTTGCCGTGGTGACAGCCGCCTTGGTCTGCGGCCACCAGGGGGACCTCGACCGCTCCGCCCGCCTGCTGGCCGCGGCTGAGGTGTGGAGTGAGACGACGGGTGACGTGATTGTCTTTGGACCCCGCATTAGAGACGAGAAAGAAAAGATCAACGCCCAAGCACGTGATGAATTGGGAGAAATAGCATATCGCGCGGCGGTGACGGAGGGACGCGCGCTGTCGGTGGACGAGATGGTAGCTTTTGCGCGGGCCGGCCTTGAACCGCTCACGAGCACCGGTTCGGGCAGCACGACCGCGACCGGCGGCGCACGGCCTCGCACGTTCCTTAGCGAGCGCGAACAGGCGGTCTTGCGGCTCATCGCCGAGGGGTTGATAAACAAGCAAATCGCGACCTCGCTCGGCATCGGAGAACGGACGGTGAAGAGCCACCTGTCATCCGCCATGAACAAACTGGGCGTGGACAATCGCGCGCACGCCGCCGCTACGGCGATCCAACGCGGCCTATTATAG